A single Candidatus Chlamydia corallus DNA region contains:
- the folP gene encoding dihydropteroate synthase, whose amino-acid sequence MSELTFVCLSLGSNLGNRFKNLQSARTLLSEQAISDVRSSVILETEALLLPGSPQEWNLPYFNSVLVGKTKLSLQELLSTIKQIERVVGREEGMPPWSPRVLDIDILLYGDESFCCDNSQTTIPFPGLLSRPFLIALIASLCPYRRFCIEGSPYHNLTFGELAHNLPSPPGTIRRSLSPDALLMGVVNITNNSMSDGGMFLESSKAVAHAEKLFTEGAAVIDFGAQATNPKVKQFLSVDEEWKRLEPVLRLLAETWSDKKQYPAISLDTFYPEIILRAMDVYPIQWINDVTGGSQSMAEVAKDYGLCLVMNHSSSLPVNPKNTLSFSIPTGEQLLRWGEEQLEKFSYAGLNANQVIFDPGIGFGKSAVQSLTTLHEIAKFRRLGCPILIGHSRKSFLSLFGNHDPMDRDWETVGLSILLQKQGVDYLRVHNVAAHQKALSVAASCEGYVCV is encoded by the coding sequence ATGTCCGAGCTCACTTTTGTCTGCTTAAGTTTAGGATCAAATTTAGGTAATCGGTTTAAAAATCTACAGAGTGCTCGTACTTTATTAAGCGAACAAGCCATTTCAGATGTGCGTAGCTCGGTAATTCTAGAAACAGAAGCCTTGTTATTACCAGGATCTCCTCAAGAATGGAACTTGCCCTATTTTAACTCCGTACTTGTAGGGAAAACGAAACTATCTTTGCAAGAGTTGTTATCTACCATCAAACAGATAGAGAGGGTAGTAGGCAGGGAAGAGGGAATGCCTCCCTGGTCTCCTCGAGTCTTGGATATAGATATTTTACTTTATGGTGATGAGTCTTTTTGTTGTGATAACAGTCAGACTACAATTCCTTTCCCTGGTTTATTGTCGCGTCCTTTTTTGATTGCTTTAATAGCTTCTCTTTGTCCTTATCGCCGATTTTGCATTGAAGGCTCTCCCTATCATAACCTTACATTTGGAGAATTAGCACACAACCTGCCCTCTCCTCCAGGCACTATTCGCAGAAGTTTATCTCCAGATGCTCTGTTGATGGGAGTTGTGAATATTACTAACAATTCTATGTCTGACGGGGGCATGTTTTTAGAGTCAAGTAAGGCAGTTGCTCATGCTGAAAAATTATTTACAGAAGGTGCTGCAGTTATAGATTTTGGAGCTCAGGCAACAAACCCTAAAGTAAAGCAGTTTTTATCTGTAGATGAGGAATGGAAACGGCTCGAGCCTGTTTTAAGATTGCTAGCAGAAACTTGGTCAGACAAAAAGCAATACCCAGCAATTTCTTTAGATACGTTTTATCCTGAGATTATTCTTAGAGCTATGGATGTCTATCCGATCCAGTGGATCAATGATGTTACTGGAGGGTCTCAGTCTATGGCTGAGGTTGCTAAAGACTATGGGTTATGTTTGGTTATGAATCACTCGTCTTCGTTGCCCGTAAATCCTAAAAATACCTTATCGTTTTCTATACCTACTGGCGAGCAGCTACTGAGGTGGGGTGAGGAGCAACTTGAGAAATTTTCTTATGCTGGGCTTAATGCAAATCAGGTTATTTTTGATCCTGGGATAGGTTTTGGGAAGAGTGCTGTCCAATCTTTAACCACGCTGCATGAAATTGCAAAATTTAGGCGTTTAGGGTGCCCTATTCTTATTGGACATTCTCGAAAATCATTCTTATCTTTATTTGGCAATCACGATCCTATGGATCGTGATTGGGAAACTGTAGGCCTATCTATACTCTTACAAAAACAGGGAGTAGACTACTTGCGCGTGCATAACGTCGCTGCCCATCAAAAAGCTTTATCAGTGGCAGCTTCTTGTGAGGGCTATGTGTGCGTCTAA
- a CDS encoding putative folate metabolism gamma-glutamate ligase: MKITPVKTPKIYPHDSLYSILESSLPKLKERSIVVITSKIISLCEGAVVETEKMSKDELVKQEADAHLFVEKYGIYLTKKSGILIPSAGIDESNVDGYFVLYPKNLLVSVNTLGDWLRNFYQLEHCGVIISDSHTTPLRRGTLGLGLCWNGFFPLYNYIGQPDCFGRPLRMTYSNLLDGLSAAAVLCMGEGDEQTPVAIIEEAPKVTFHSSPTTLENMNDLAIAEDEDLYGPLLQSVAWKTHSHKPFEVL; encoded by the coding sequence ATGAAAATCACCCCAGTCAAAACACCGAAAATATATCCTCACGATAGCCTGTATTCTATTCTAGAGTCTTCATTACCTAAGTTGAAAGAACGCTCTATTGTTGTGATCACATCTAAGATTATTTCTTTGTGTGAAGGTGCTGTTGTAGAGACTGAAAAGATGTCTAAGGATGAATTAGTAAAGCAAGAAGCAGATGCACATCTATTTGTAGAGAAATACGGGATCTATCTAACTAAGAAATCGGGAATACTCATTCCTTCAGCGGGGATCGATGAGTCCAATGTTGATGGTTATTTTGTATTGTATCCTAAGAATCTTTTGGTTTCTGTAAATACTCTCGGTGATTGGCTGAGAAATTTTTATCAGCTAGAACATTGCGGAGTCATTATATCAGATAGTCATACCACACCCTTGCGTCGAGGAACTCTGGGTTTAGGCTTATGTTGGAATGGCTTTTTTCCCTTATATAATTATATAGGACAACCAGATTGTTTTGGTCGTCCTTTGAGGATGACCTATAGCAATTTGTTAGATGGTTTATCAGCAGCAGCAGTTCTTTGTATGGGAGAAGGAGATGAGCAGACTCCTGTTGCTATTATCGAGGAAGCTCCCAAGGTTACCTTTCATTCATCTCCAACTACATTAGAAAACATGAATGACTTGGCAATAGCTGAAGATGAAGATTTATATGGTCCTTTGTTACAATCTGTAGCATGGAAAACTCATTCACACAAACCTTTTGAGGTATTATGA
- a CDS encoding CADD family putative folate metabolism protein → MKSWIALLDKQIKDQHMLKHPFYQSWSEGKLEKKQLQAYAKDYYLHIKAFPCYLSVLHSRCDDLMIRKQILENLMDEEAGNPNHIDLWRQFALSLGVSEEEIANHQFSQAAKDMVATFRRLCDVPSIAVGLGALYTYESQIPEVCGEKIRGLKEYFGISSRGYTYFTVHQHADIKHASEEREMLKTLVGNENPDAVLQGSQEVLDTLWNFLSSFIDITESCSCK, encoded by the coding sequence ATGAAATCCTGGATAGCACTACTTGATAAGCAGATTAAAGATCAACATATGTTAAAGCATCCGTTTTATCAGAGTTGGTCTGAAGGGAAGCTAGAGAAAAAACAGCTTCAAGCTTATGCTAAAGATTATTATTTACATATTAAAGCATTCCCTTGTTATCTTTCAGTGCTTCATTCTCGTTGTGATGATTTAATGATCCGGAAACAAATTCTTGAAAACCTCATGGATGAAGAGGCGGGAAATCCTAACCATATAGATCTGTGGAGGCAATTTGCTCTCTCTCTTGGAGTTTCTGAAGAAGAGATTGCCAATCATCAATTCAGTCAGGCTGCTAAAGATATGGTAGCAACATTTCGTCGCTTATGTGACGTGCCATCAATTGCTGTTGGTTTAGGAGCTCTTTATACTTATGAGAGTCAGATTCCTGAAGTCTGTGGTGAGAAAATTCGTGGTTTAAAAGAATATTTTGGGATTTCTTCGCGAGGCTACACATACTTTACTGTGCATCAGCATGCAGATATTAAACATGCAAGTGAAGAGCGGGAGATGTTAAAAACTTTAGTGGGCAATGAAAATCCTGATGCTGTTTTACAAGGGTCTCAAGAGGTTTTAGATACTTTGTGGAACTTTTTGAGTTCTTTTATCGACATAACAGAGAGTTGTTCTTGTAAGTAG
- the folB gene encoding dihydroneopterin aldolase yields the protein MIAIERYQLIISNFRVWLFLGCSVEERHFKQPVLVSVTLSSTEVPSACISDKLSDACCYLELTSLIEEVVHVKPYALIEHLAKELFDSLVISFGEKVSKIEVEVAKERPPVPNLLDPIKFKISKELCPSSLLSA from the coding sequence GTGATTGCTATAGAACGTTATCAATTAATTATATCGAACTTTCGTGTCTGGTTGTTTTTAGGATGTTCTGTTGAAGAACGTCATTTTAAGCAGCCCGTTCTTGTTTCCGTGACTCTTTCTTCTACTGAAGTGCCATCTGCTTGTATATCTGATAAGCTTTCAGATGCTTGTTGTTATTTAGAGCTGACCTCTCTTATTGAAGAGGTGGTTCATGTTAAACCTTATGCTTTAATAGAACATCTTGCTAAAGAATTATTTGATAGCTTGGTGATCTCTTTTGGAGAGAAGGTCTCCAAGATAGAGGTAGAAGTGGCAAAAGAGCGACCCCCAGTTCCTAACTTATTAGATCCTATAAAATTTAAGATTAGTAAAGAACTATGTCCGAGCTCACTTTTGTCTGCTTAA
- a CDS encoding dihydrofolate reductase — protein sequence MSIQVSGIVACDPRGVIGLEGKLPWHYPEDLQFFSETIQEFPIVMGKKTWRTLPGKYFINRQVIVFSHEKQKATEGVSWVSSLEEFMLLDLPSLTFLIGGGEIYSLFLENQIVQNFFVSHIKKKYDGDTFFPLSLLETWTKTVLKNTQDITTCYYENHPSQNTENISSR from the coding sequence ATGAGCATACAGGTCAGTGGAATTGTCGCTTGCGATCCTCGTGGTGTGATAGGTTTAGAGGGAAAACTGCCTTGGCATTATCCTGAAGATCTTCAGTTTTTTTCTGAGACAATACAAGAATTTCCTATTGTTATGGGAAAAAAGACCTGGAGAACGCTTCCTGGGAAGTATTTTATTAATAGGCAAGTTATAGTATTTTCTCATGAGAAGCAAAAAGCAACGGAAGGAGTTTCTTGGGTGAGTTCTTTAGAAGAATTTATGCTTCTTGATCTTCCCTCTCTCACATTTTTGATAGGTGGTGGTGAGATTTACTCTCTTTTTTTAGAGAATCAAATTGTGCAAAATTTTTTTGTTTCTCATATCAAGAAAAAATATGATGGTGATACGTTTTTCCCTTTATCTTTGCTAGAAACATGGACAAAGACTGTGCTTAAAAATACCCAAGACATAACAACATGTTACTATGAAAATCACCCCAGTCAAAACACCGAAAATATATCCTCACGATAG
- a CDS encoding RNA polymerase sigma factor: MNTQNSQATEVSSEEESQKKLEELVALAKEQGFITYEEINEILPMSFDTPEQIDQVLIFLTGMDIQVLNQIDVERQKEKKKEAKELEGLARRTEGTPDDPVRMYLKEMGTVPLLTREEEVEISKRIEKAQVQIERIILRFRYSAKEAISIAHYLISGKERFDKIISEKEVEDKTHFLKLLPKLIALLKEEDSYLETLLLALRQPDLSKQDAAKLNDDLEKCRIRTQAYLRCFHCRHNVTEDFGEVVFKAYDSFLQLEQQINDLKVRAERNKFAAAKLAAAKRKLYKREVAAGRTLEEFKKDVRMLQRWMDKSQEAKKEMVESNLRLVISIAKKYTNRGLSFLDLIQEGNMGLMKAVEKFEYRRGYKFSTYATWWIRQAVTRAIADQARTIRIPVHMIETINKVLRGAKKLMMETGKEPTPEELAEELGLTPDRVREIYKIAQHPISLQAEVGEGGESSFGDFLEDTAVESPAEATGYSMLKDKMKEVLKTLTDRERFVLIHRFGLLDGKPKTLEEVGSAFNVTRERIRQIEAKALRKMRHPIRSKQLRAFLDLLEEEKTGTSKVKGLKAK, translated from the coding sequence ATGAATACACAGAATAGCCAAGCTACAGAAGTTTCCTCAGAAGAAGAGTCTCAAAAGAAGTTAGAAGAGCTGGTTGCTCTTGCTAAGGAACAGGGTTTTATCACCTACGAAGAAATCAATGAAATTCTTCCTATGTCGTTTGACACTCCAGAGCAAATTGACCAAGTGTTGATTTTCTTAACTGGAATGGATATTCAAGTTTTAAATCAAATCGATGTTGAAAGACAGAAAGAGAAGAAAAAAGAAGCTAAAGAGCTTGAAGGTTTAGCTAGGAGGACCGAAGGAACTCCTGATGATCCTGTTCGCATGTATTTGAAAGAAATGGGTACAGTACCTCTTCTTACTAGAGAAGAAGAGGTAGAAATTTCTAAGAGAATAGAAAAAGCTCAAGTACAGATTGAACGAATTATTTTACGTTTTCGTTATTCCGCTAAAGAAGCTATTTCCATAGCCCACTATTTGATCAGTGGCAAAGAACGCTTTGATAAGATTATTTCTGAAAAAGAAGTTGAAGATAAAACGCATTTTCTTAAGTTACTTCCCAAATTGATTGCTTTGCTTAAGGAAGAAGATTCTTATTTAGAAACTTTATTATTAGCTTTAAGACAGCCTGATTTATCGAAACAAGACGCCGCTAAATTAAATGACGATTTAGAGAAGTGTCGTATCCGAACGCAAGCATACTTACGTTGTTTCCACTGTCGTCATAATGTAACCGAAGATTTTGGCGAAGTTGTTTTCAAAGCTTACGATTCTTTCTTACAATTAGAACAGCAAATTAATGATTTAAAAGTTCGTGCAGAAAGAAATAAATTTGCTGCTGCAAAACTGGCAGCTGCTAAGCGTAAGCTGTATAAAAGAGAAGTTGCTGCGGGAAGAACTTTAGAGGAATTTAAGAAAGACGTCCGTATGTTACAGCGCTGGATGGATAAAAGCCAGGAAGCTAAAAAAGAGATGGTCGAGTCCAACTTACGCTTAGTGATCTCTATTGCTAAAAAGTATACCAACCGAGGGCTTTCCTTTTTGGATTTAATTCAAGAGGGGAACATGGGCCTAATGAAGGCTGTGGAAAAGTTTGAATATCGCCGTGGTTATAAATTTTCGACATATGCCACGTGGTGGATTCGTCAAGCCGTGACGCGTGCGATTGCAGATCAAGCAAGAACAATTCGTATTCCAGTACATATGATTGAAACCATCAATAAAGTGCTTCGCGGAGCGAAGAAATTAATGATGGAAACAGGCAAAGAACCAACTCCTGAAGAACTGGCAGAAGAATTAGGATTGACTCCTGATCGTGTGCGGGAAATTTATAAGATTGCTCAGCACCCGATCTCTCTACAAGCAGAGGTTGGAGAAGGTGGGGAAAGTTCTTTTGGAGATTTCTTAGAGGATACTGCTGTAGAGTCTCCTGCAGAGGCTACGGGCTATTCTATGCTCAAAGACAAGATGAAAGAGGTTTTAAAGACCCTTACGGATCGTGAGCGATTTGTTTTAATCCATCGTTTTGGTCTTCTTGACGGCAAACCCAAGACTTTAGAGGAAGTCGGTTCTGCCTTTAATGTCACTCGTGAACGTATTCGTCAAATTGAGGCGAAAGCCTTAAGAAAGATGCGACATCCTATTCGATCTAAACAATTGAGAGCATTCCTAGACTTATTAGAGGAAGAAAAAACGGGAACTAGCAAGGTTAAGGGCTTAAAAGCTAAATAG